GCCGAACAGCTTGAAGTTGACCCAGACGTCGGTGTCGAAGTGGTAGGCCACGTAGAGGTTGAGGCCGCCCATGGCGAGGAAGAACAGGCTCCAGACCAGGTTCAGCCGGCCCCACATCGGCTCGGGCAGCGAGACCTGCTGCTCCATCATGGCGCGGATCAGGTTCTTGCGCAGCAGTATGGCGCTGCCCAGCAGCACCACGCCGAACAGCCAGTACAGCACGGTCGGCTTCCATTTGATGAAGGTGTCGTTGTGGAAGATCAGCGTTGCGCCGCCGAACACCCCGATGATGAGCAGCGACAGCCACTGCATGGCATCGACCTTGCGATGCTTGAACCACACCCATGCGATCTGCGCCACGGTGGCGACCATCGCGACGGAGGTCGCCACGTAAATGCCGGCCACCTTGAAGGCAGCGAAGAACAGGATGACCGGGAACAAATCGAACAGGAATTTCATGCAGGGCGTACCACGCGAAAGATCAATCGTCGAATTTTAGCGCAGCCGAGTTGATGCAATACCGCAGACCGGTCGGCGCGGGCCCGTCTTCGAATACATGGCCCAGGTGCGCGCCGCACTGCTTGCACTGCACCTCGATCCGCACCATGCCGTGCGAGGCGTCGGTTTTCTCGGCGATCACCTCGCCGTTGATGGGGGCGAAGTAGCTCGGCCAGCCGCAGCCGGCGTCGAACTTGGTCGACGACTCGAAGAGCGGTGTGCCGCAGCAGACGCAGTGGTAGACGCCGCGCTCCCAGTGGTCCCAGTACCGGCCGGTGAAGGGGCGCTCGGTGGCGGCCTCGCGGGTGACGCGGTATTCGATGTCGGAGAGCTGGTCGCGCCATTCGGCGTCGGTTTTCTGGGCGGTCATGATGGGGGAGGCTCCTTGTTGGTTCCTTCAGCCGCTGCATGGGCGGCTGACTTGGTTTGGTCGCGCGGCGGCGCCGATCCTGACAGGCCGGCATTAGAGCACGGCCTCAGGACGAGCAGCTCACCTCGAGCGAGGCGGCCCAGTCCGGCGCCGGCCCGGCGTAGCGCTCGAAGCCGGGGTGGTCATCGAAGGGGCGGGCCAGCACGGTGCGCAGGTGCTCGACTTCGGAGAAGTCCTTCTCCTTGGCGCGGCGGATGGCGATCTCGGCCAGGTGGTTGCGCAGCACGTACTTGGGATTGACGCGCCGCATGGCCTCGGCGCGCGCATCGTCGGGCAGCGGTTCGGCCTGCAGGCGCCGGCGGTAGTCGGCCAGCCAGGCGTCGGCGCTGTCGCGGTCGAAGAAAACGTCGCGCACGGTGCGGGCCTGCGCGTCGGCGGGCGTATCGTCGCGGCGCACGTCGGCGAGGTGGCGGAAGAACAGGGTGTAGTCCGCGCGCTGGGTGTGCAGCAGCTTGAAGAGATCGCCGAACAGCGCTTCGTCGCCGTCGTGCGCCTGCGTCAGGCCGAGCTTGGCGCGATAGCGGGCGTAGAAGGCGGCGCCGTAGGTGTCGCGGTAGACCAGCAGCGCCGCTTGCGCGGCATCGATGGCTGGTTGGGCCTGGGTCTCGTCGCTCAGGTCGACGAAGGCGGCGCCGTCGTTGTCACTGCGGCTGCCGAACAGCGGCAGCAGTGCCTGCGCCAGGCAGAACAGGTTCCAGTAGGCGATCTGCGGCTGCTGGGCGTAGGCGTAGCGGCCGCCGGTGTCCGAGTGGTTGCAGATGTGGTTGGCGTCGAAACCGTCCAGGAAACCGAAGGGGCCGTAGTCGAGCGTGAGGCCGAGGATCGACATGTTGTCGGTGTTCATCACGCCGTGGCAGAAGCCGACGGCCTGCCATTGCGCGATCAGCTCGGCGGTGCGGCGGGCGACCTCGCGCAGCAGGGCCAGGTAGGGTTGGGCTTCGGCGCGGCAGGCCGGGTAAAAGCGGTCGATGACGAAATCGGCCAGTGCGCGCAGTTCGGGCAGCTTCTCGTTGGCGGCGAAGTGCTCGAAATGGCCGAAGCGCACGAACGAGGGCGCCAGGCGCGTGACCACGGCGGCGGTTTCGATGGCTTCGCGGCGCACCGGGGCGTCGGCGCCGATCACGCACAGCGCGCGCGTGGTCGGGATGCCCAGCCCGGCCATGGCCTCCGAGCACAGGAACTCGCGGATCGACGAGCGCAGCACGGCGCGGCCGTCGCCCATGCGCGAGTAGGGCGTGAGGCCGGCGCCCTTGAGCTGCACTTCGCAGGGGCCGTCGGCGGTCTGCAGCTCGGCCAGCAGCAGCGCGCGGCCATCCCCCAACTGGCCGGCCCAGACACCGAACTGGTGGCCCGAATAGACGGTGGCGAGCGGGTCGCTCCACGCGGCGATGGCGTTGCCGACGAAGACATCCAGGCCGGCCGGCGTATCGAGCCCGGCGTGCGACAGGCCCAGGGGCGCGGCGGCCTCCGGCGAGAAGCCCACCAGGTAGGGCGAGGCCGGCATCGGCAGCGGAGGCAGGCGGGTCAGGAAGCGCTCGCCAAGGCGGGCGAAGCCGGGGGCCGCGTGCGGGCGACCCGGCCAGTCGAATGGGCTCGCAAGGGAATCGTCAGGCTGGACGGCAGGAGAAGAAGGCATGTCGGGTGGGGGATCGATCAGCACGGGAAACCGCGCAGGAACCGTGCCGAATCATCGGGCACCGCGTGTTCCGCGGTGCGGCAGAACCCATTTTTCGTAGGGGAAAACGCCATGTTGAGACGCAGCAACGCTATCGCGTATTGTACTTGCGAGCAGGCAAAGCTGCTGGCCGCGAACCCTTGCACCGCAACGGTTCGCAGGGGGGGCGGGGTCCGTCCCGGTGGGTGGCCCGATGTGGCGGCGCACAACGGAATCCCGTTGACGCGCGCCCTGATCGCGGGAACAATCGGCCAAAAAATAGAACGGTTGTTCAGTTTTTGCGAGGAGGCACCATGGCCCTGATGGGACACATGATGAGCATGCCCTTGCTCATCTCGACCATCATCGAACATGCAGCGCGGAACTACGGTGCGACCGAAGTCGTATCGCGCCGCGTGGAGGGCGATGGGGACGATCTCCATCGCACCACGTATGCGGCCGTGCGCGATCGCGCCAAGCAACTGGCGAATGCGCTGGCGGCGCTGGGCGTGCAGCCCGGCGAGCGCGTCGGCACGCTGGCCTGGAACGGCTACCGGCACCTGGAAATCTATTACGGCGTGTCGGGCTCGGGCTCGGTGTGCCACACCATCAATCCGCGCCTGTTCCCCGAGCAGATCGCCTACATCGTCAACCACGCCGACGACCAGTACGTCTTCTTCGACCTGACCTTCGTGCCGCTCATCGAGGGCATCGCGCCGCATTGCCCGAACGTCAAGGGCTGGGTCGCGATGACCGACCGCGCGCACATGCCGGCCGCGAGCGTGCCGATGCTGTGCTACGAAGACCTGCTGGCCGCGCAGCGCGCCGACTACACCTGGCCGCAGTTCGACGAGAACACCGCCTCCAGCCTGTGCTACACGTCGGGCACGACCGGCAACCCGAAGGGGGCGCTGTATTCGCACCGCTCGACCGTGCTGCATTCGTATGCGTCGGCTTTGCCCGATGCGCTGGGCTGCTCGGCGCAGGACGTGATCCTGCCGGTGGTGCCGATGTTCCACGTCAATGCCTGGGGCCTGCCGTATTCGGTGCCGCTGGTGGGCGCCAAGCTGGTGCTGCCGGGGCCGAAGCTGGATGGCGCCTCGCTGTACGAGCTGTTCGAGCGGGAGCAGGTGAGCTTTTCCGCCGGCGTGCCGACGGTCTGGCTGGGCCTGCTGCAGCACATGCAGGGCAACGGCCTGCGGTTCTCGTCCTTTCGCCGCACGGTGATCGGCGGCTCGGCGTGTCCGCCGGCCATGATCCGCACGCTCAATGCGCTCGGCGTGGAGGTGATCCATGCCTGGGGCATGACCGAGATGTCGCCGCTGGGCACCACCTGCAAGCTGATGAGCAAGCACAACGGCCTGCCGGACGCGGTCAGGCAGCACGTGCTCGAGCGCCAGGGCCGCGCCCTCTACGG
The sequence above is drawn from the Ralstonia solanacearum K60 genome and encodes:
- a CDS encoding 3-(methylthio)propionyl-CoA ligase, with translation MALMGHMMSMPLLISTIIEHAARNYGATEVVSRRVEGDGDDLHRTTYAAVRDRAKQLANALAALGVQPGERVGTLAWNGYRHLEIYYGVSGSGSVCHTINPRLFPEQIAYIVNHADDQYVFFDLTFVPLIEGIAPHCPNVKGWVAMTDRAHMPAASVPMLCYEDLLAAQRADYTWPQFDENTASSLCYTSGTTGNPKGALYSHRSTVLHSYASALPDALGCSAQDVILPVVPMFHVNAWGLPYSVPLVGAKLVLPGPKLDGASLYELFEREQVSFSAGVPTVWLGLLQHMQGNGLRFSSFRRTVIGGSACPPAMIRTLNALGVEVIHAWGMTEMSPLGTTCKLMSKHNGLPDAVRQHVLERQGRALYGVEMKIVDGNGHELPWDGKAFGDLHVRGPWTIDRYYRSDPSPLVDGWFPTGDVANIDPDGYMQITDRSKDVIKSGGEWISSIDVENVAAAHPAVHMAACIACRHPKWDERPLLVVMKKPGAELTREEMLRFFEGKVAKWWIPDDVVFVTEIPLTATGKMQKLRLREQFRDYRLPLAQA
- a CDS encoding septation protein A, translating into MKFLFDLFPVILFFAAFKVAGIYVATSVAMVATVAQIAWVWFKHRKVDAMQWLSLLIIGVFGGATLIFHNDTFIKWKPTVLYWLFGVVLLGSAILLRKNLIRAMMEQQVSLPEPMWGRLNLVWSLFFLAMGGLNLYVAYHFDTDVWVNFKLFGSMGLMVVFILAQSVWLARHMQERPAGANPQDDR
- a CDS encoding protein adenylyltransferase SelO, which codes for MPSSPAVQPDDSLASPFDWPGRPHAAPGFARLGERFLTRLPPLPMPASPYLVGFSPEAAAPLGLSHAGLDTPAGLDVFVGNAIAAWSDPLATVYSGHQFGVWAGQLGDGRALLLAELQTADGPCEVQLKGAGLTPYSRMGDGRAVLRSSIREFLCSEAMAGLGIPTTRALCVIGADAPVRREAIETAAVVTRLAPSFVRFGHFEHFAANEKLPELRALADFVIDRFYPACRAEAQPYLALLREVARRTAELIAQWQAVGFCHGVMNTDNMSILGLTLDYGPFGFLDGFDANHICNHSDTGGRYAYAQQPQIAYWNLFCLAQALLPLFGSRSDNDGAAFVDLSDETQAQPAIDAAQAALLVYRDTYGAAFYARYRAKLGLTQAHDGDEALFGDLFKLLHTQRADYTLFFRHLADVRRDDTPADAQARTVRDVFFDRDSADAWLADYRRRLQAEPLPDDARAEAMRRVNPKYVLRNHLAEIAIRRAKEKDFSEVEHLRTVLARPFDDHPGFERYAGPAPDWAASLEVSCSS
- the msrB gene encoding peptide-methionine (R)-S-oxide reductase MsrB, producing MTAQKTDAEWRDQLSDIEYRVTREAATERPFTGRYWDHWERGVYHCVCCGTPLFESSTKFDAGCGWPSYFAPINGEVIAEKTDASHGMVRIEVQCKQCGAHLGHVFEDGPAPTGLRYCINSAALKFDD